The genomic DNA TTTGCATTGCCCAGTCCGCACTCTTCACCGTTTCGCCATGGAAGGGATGGCGCTAAAACCGCCGGGCTATAAGTGCGATCACCAGAGTGCTCGAGGCTGAAGGTTTGCCCATTGAGATGCCACTTTCTTTCGAGTGGTACCGTATCTTGGCTGCGACATTCTGCAGACATGCCGTCTCATTCTGGTCTCTTGATCAAGCTTCTCCGAGCCGTAGATAAGCGGTGCTTGCAGCTACACCGTAAGAAACGTCCTAGCAGATACCACCGTACAGAGCGATAACTGCGAGAGATAGTCAAACCCCTATCTGGTATGGCAAGATAGGATAGGGAGACGCGTTAAATATGCACAACAACGTGAACTGATGAGGTATCTCCCACTTCTAGATGAGCAAGAATACGAAGCTCGTCTTAGCACCGCTCTGTCACCGATGCCTCGATTTCCTATCTATGAGCGTATACGCTAGCATTGTGCAATGTCTTTCTAGCCGGGTTTGCGGTCAGCGAAACCCACAGTATCTGTTGTCCGTTGGCAGAGCGAAAAGACAATATCCACAATTCTTGCAGTAGATACAGCCGCAGACCCCCGTTTTAGGAGTTTCATGTGATCAGAAGACGACACAACTGTAACCAGCGGTGATATATACGCCTGGTCTCGTATCTATTGGAAGATAGCTGACGGCAAGCGGCGCTTTCCTACGAATAGTTGTATATGCAAGTGTTTGGTTTCTGTTCCCATACGCAGCTTGGTCAACAGCCGTGCAGACAGAAAGCACCGACAATGCTTGACAGCATTCACATTTGTGGCTTGTTTCTACGAAATCATGGCCTTATTTTGTTaggaaatcaaagaaggGTACAAGAAAACATGATAAACATAAAATGGGGAAACTAGAAGTATAAGAGAGCACCGAAatctgtttttcaaatgggTTAAGACGATATATCTCAGTGGGATCGACAAATGTCGAATAAGAAACAGAATCACAAAGTTAATGGTGTCATTGACATCAGTAACATCAGAGATGACTCAAGTATGACCTCCTCATCGGAGGTGAACGAATCCATAGGAGCGGTTGCCCAAAACACCGTGGAGATGATTGACATGAAATACCCCGTCAAGACTCATATCGCACAGTTGTCAGATCTCGACGAAGAGCAAGCTGCTATTGGATCACCTTTGGAAATTTCTGCCCTCACTCACGATGAGGAAATATGGGACGGTGATCCCACTATTTTACCAAATTCGCCGTATCCAGACGTCAGAGCAGTGGTGCCCATCACCGATGATCCAACTATCCGTCTCAATCATTGGAGAACATGGTTTTTGACAACCGTCTTCGTTGTCGTATTTGCTGGAGTAAATCAGTTTTTCTCATTGAGATATCCCAGTTTGGAAATTAATTTCATTGTTGCCCAAGTTATTCTCTTTCCAATTGGTAAGCTTATGGACACTCTACCGGACTGGAGATGCAATCgttttccattttttgatttaaatCCCGGTCCTTTTACCAAGAAAGAACATGCCGTGGTCACAATTGCTGTTGCATTAACTTCGTCGACTGCTTATGCAATGTATATACTGAACGCGCAAACGAGTTTTTACCACATGGAATTGAACGCTGGATATCAACTGCTACTAGTATGGACTTCTCAAATGATTGGTTATGGTGCTGCTGGATTGACCAGAAGATGGGTAGTCTATCCTGCAAGTTGTGTATGGCCTCAAACTTTGATTTCTGTGTCCTTATTTGATTCTTTGCACACGAggtcaattgaaaaaactgttgTCAATTCATGGAAAGTATCTCGCTacagattttttctctaCGTCTTAATAGGCAGCTTCCTTTGGTACTGGATCCCAGGGTTTCTTTTTACTGgtctttcatatttcaatttcatattaTGGGGTTCCAAAACAAGACATAACTTTATCGCCAATACGATTTTTGGAGTGAGTAGTGGGCTTGGTGCAATACCAATTTCTTTCGATTATACTCAAATTTCGCAAGCAATGTCAGGTTCCGTTTTCGCAACACCCTTTTCGTTTCTGCAAACACCTATGCTTCAGttctgatattttttgttatcATTTTGCCAATACTTTATTTCACAAACACTTGGTATGCAAAATATATGCCTGTTATCTCTGGATCTACCTATGACAATACTCAGAAAAGGTACAATGTTACGAAAGTGCTAAACCCGGACTTTTCAATCAATCTAGAGAAGTATAGAGAATATTCACCAGTTTTTGTTCCATTTTCCTACCTATTATCTTatgctttgaattttgcCGCAGTCATTGCTGTTTTTGTTCATTGTTTTTTGTACCATGGTAAAGATATTTATCATAAACTGAGAAACAAGAACTTCGGTGGTATCGATATTCACAGAAGAATTTATCTGCAGAACTATAAGGATACGCCCGAATGGTGGTACGGTGTACTTCAAATTGTAACTTTGGGCCTAGGATTTGTCACAGTGACAAGATTCTCAACTGGGTTGCCAGCATGGGCCTTCGTTGTCGCGCTGCTGGTTGCCTTCGCTAATTTTGTTCCTCAAGGAATTTTAGAAGCTTTCACAAATCAGCATGTGGGTTTAAATATCATTACTGAGTTAATTTGCGGCTATATGTTACCTTTGAAACCAATGGCCAATCtgcttttcaaactttACGGGTTTATCGTTATGAGACAAggtttgaatttgagtAGAGATTTGAAGCTGGCCCTTTACATGAAGGTTCCACCTcgtttgatttttttcgttcAAATATACGCAACTTTGATATCTGGACTGGTTAATGTCGGTGTACAGGAATGGATGAGATCAAACATCAAGGATATTTGCACTACAACTCAATCAAACGGTTTTACATGCCCAAATGGTCGTACAGTATTCAATGCTTCTATAATTTGGTCTTTACCAAGATATCTCTTTAATACAGGCAGAATATACAACCCATTAATGTGGTTTTTTCTAATTGGCTTAATCTCACCACTAATTGTTTTTGCGTTGCAGCGGAAATTCCCTAGAGTCAAGGTGTTTAAAAATATCCATACACCTGTGTTCTTCACTGGTCCTGGCAATATTCCTCCAAGCACACCTTACAATTACTCGTTGTTTTTTGCATTATCATTTGTGCTTCATCgaatcaagaaaagatggCCATTATGGTTCAACAAGTATAATTTTGTTATGGGTGCCGGTGTCGAAGCGGGAGTTGCAATTTCAGTCACGGTCATTTTCCTATGTGTTCAATACCCAGGTGGCAGCTTAAGTTGGTGGGGTAACAACGTATGGAAAAATACCTATGATTATCAAAGTAAGAGATACTATGTTTTGCCTGAGAATGAAACGTTTGGGTACGATAATTGGTGGTAGTGCTATTGGGCAGCACGGAATTACTGATCAGGCCCAATACACTCTATCAAGCTTACTAAACTCAGTGAATTATATACTTGGATCTTTTTAGTCTCTATACACACATTGTAAAGTCATCTTACTTATCGTTCCTTGTTTGTTTGGCGCATTCGAAGATCCGGTTGAGCAGCGTGCACGGCTTACCTCGTCAACGCTCGTATAGGTACAGCTGCCTTTAGCTTATCATCTAGCATTTGATGCCCACAATTGGATTAAATTCCCGCTGGCGCTCGCGCGGCATCGATATTTCTCCAGATCGTTCAATATGCCAAATTTCTACTCAAAATGCGCCTCATGCAGGATTCTGCATCCAAATTTACCATAACGATGAAACAATATGTATTTAAAAGAGTCTTAGCACCATATATGGTATTTCCAGCGATTTTAATGAGCCACAGCTTGCTTTTTAAATAGTATTATACAGTACTTCCGCAAAACTGTTGCGAGGCAGTTCATAGGATCGCACgatatcttttttatttttttttatcttatAGCCTACCGAAAGCGTGGAAAACTCGTTAGGTTTTTGAAGATTACCTTACAGAAAGATCATTTGAAACTATGGCATATTTAATGAATCGTGCCTTTCACTTGAATCATACATATAGTAAAGAGCAagtatgaaaaagaagttcgAATTGATTTAGTGTGGTTATTCCCATTGTAGCTAACTCACCTAACTTGTTTGTCTGCATCATTGCGCTGGAGTTATATCTATCTTTTGAACTTACTGTATCAAACTAATCCAAGTTCAGTATATCAAGTCCTTTTGGTAAAACCAATAGCTCTTTAAAAATGAATGGGTCGACACAGGAAGGTAGATCTAATTCTTCCTCACGGCAACCTAAGAGTTCTTCACCTAAGGAGGAGCCGATGTCTTCATCTCGGCGCAATCTTTCGCTATCTACACTTTTTGATAGACTTTCCACTGATGGGTCCAGGTTCGCCCTCCCTATTGAGTCGGCGAACTACAATGGCGTTGAACGAGATATGACAAGCTCAACAGCATGTACTACGGACAACCAGAACGAAGGCTTCACTCTCCCTGATATTCTCCCGACTTTTGAAATGTATAAAAACTTCCACAGCAACATGCCACAATGTGACTTCGATGAGTATGTTGATCAAAAATCTCCTTTTTTTGAGGATGTGTCGAGCTCGAGCAGCCAGGACAGCTCTTTGGATTTTGGTCGTCGACCAAATGTCGAAATGATTCGTGGTAATTCAACCAGTTCAGAGGTTCACCCTACAATTTTACGAGCCCCATCCGTCTCATCGATGTTGCATTCGTTGAATGCTGAATATTCTTATACCTCTAAAATCAGAGATATACCAATCGAAAAGCTCAACGCTTTGCCTAAAGATGACAACTCAATTTCAATAGAACTATATGTGACAAAGGAAATTCCTAAATTTGGAGAAAAACCAGTGTACGAGAGCATGGTGAAGGAGTTCACGTCCGGTGATATAGTCCATGGTTATTgtattattgaaaatacgTCGACAAAGCCGCTAGAATTCGACATGTTTTATTTAACCCTAGAGGGGACAATGGTAACGACAGAAAaagcttttttcaaaactacAAAAGCTATAAAGACATTTTTAAGGATAGTGGACGTAGCGGAAGACTGGTCTGATCTCAATGATCATGCTAATAAGGGATCAAATTTCTATGACGTCAAAGATTCTGTGGATAACTCTGTACTTGGACTACATAAAAATGGTACACTAAATCCTGGTGTTAGGTATAAGcgatttttcaatttcaaaattccaAATCAACAACTAGATGCAACTTGCGAACATGGTTTTTTTGCACATTCTCTTTTACCGCCCAGTTTGGGTTTCGACAGGCCTGATCGTTCAAATACTGAAGCggcaaatttgaaaatcagCGTCGATTTAGGCTATGGCCGTTTGCCTGAAAGAGGTTCCTCTATTGTGACAATGGATAATGCGGGCAGCAACTTAATCACATATTCCATAGATGCTAGATTTGTTggtaaaaataaaacagGAAGTCTGTGCATTTTAGGTGAAAACAAATACTGCTTAAGATTCATACCATTTGGTTTTGATTATAAGCCTACCAGCAAAAGAGATAGTCTCAAACAATTGAGCAATTTTGATCTCAGgatcaaaaagaagttAGAGAGAGTATCCAAAGTTATCTCAAAGCtggaaaatggaagaaCTATTTCGGACAAAGATCTTTACGAAAGTGCTGACTTAGGCCAATTAGTACCCctgcaaaagaatcaaTCGTGCGACCCtttgaaatcagaaaatgTTAAACTTGAGGCCGTCGGAATGAAACACACAGTACGAGAAGACCAGGTAGGGTCTGAATTAAGCTACTCAATAAAATCTGTTCTTGGTATGAATATCACTGGGGGTTTTATCAAGGGCTTCTACAATAGAGATTCATCTTCCTCTAGAGCGAGCTCTGGCAAGAAAGGATTGATAATGGTAAAGGCCAGTATTCCTCGCGGGTCGGTGCCGTATTGGTCTCCACCTTTAATACGTAAGCAAAACGAATATAGCCTAAAGAACAAGCAGAGTCAACAAAATTGGTCTCAATTAGTTGACGTGCTCTCTGCCGACGAACAGGAAAAACTGGACAACCTGCAATTTGAACTATTTTGCATTCAGGCGGCCAATGGTGCGAAACATGCGCCACCTGAAATCGAGAGTATATCTACCCAACTCATTTGCTTAACggaaaaatcagaaaattGTCTGCCCGTAGAGTTTAACACAGAAATACTGCTGAATAGTCATAAATGTAATGAAGttagaagaaaattcaaagaccGTTTGGAGCTCATTCAAACATACGAAACCATATTTCAGCAAAGACAAGCTGAAATAAACTCTCTGTACGTCAGATCTTCAGAGACAAAACGCAATGATCCACTAACTTTCTCAGAATTCTTATCTACCAaagacattgatgatgtgCAATCTATAGCGAACATGGGAGTAGATGTTATCTACTTGTCAAAAGccttgaaatcaaaaattagCTCATCTAAGGAAAGTTCCTCCGGCTCAAGCTTGTTTAGCATACTATCTTCGGACAGTAACAAAACAGCTTCTACCACACTAGCATCGTTTACGGCACGCTCCAAGTCTATATCATGGGAATCTATTAGTCCAACTGAATACAGGGCTGCACTATGTATTTCCGTAAAACTGGAAGAAAATTACAAAGGAACCTTGATCCCCAGCTTTAAAGGATGTTTATGTTCAAGGTCCTATGTTGTACGTGTGAAGTTTAGTTTTACTGGTGGTGCGGGATCCACTACTATTGACGTCCCcattcaaataaaaaacgTACATATTTAAATAATACTAGCTCGCGTACCACGTTCATTGTCTgcttttcattattttttatcatgTTTAAACACCTATTTAAGAATTTAAGCTTGCCTGCAAaaggtgaaagaaaacagTCCTTCCAAAGCATACCTTAGAAGAGCAGGAGTAATGACATTCAGCTCGCGGACTTGATTTGATGTTATAGAATTACAATGAGGACCAAGCGCAAGACCATCGAGTGACTCAAACATATGAATATCGTGTACACATATATAATGTGATAGCAGTAAACATATCTATACGAAGATACTGAATCATAAGGTTGCTGCTGGAATCATAAATGATACTATTTCGAAAATAGAGTTTGAACCATTTTGGGAAGAATGATCTAAATGTGCATTAGGAAACTCCCAAATTCGTGCGTGCTGGTCATTTTCATTGCCTATGTTTCAAGCCTGTGCTTTTTTTTAGTAAGACTAACGCGACAGAAACCAGCGCGCAGGAAAGCAAGAAAGCAGGTAACCCAGCAGGCTAATTAAAGTTTGAGCTTCAGATCTACAAAAAGATTAATCCAACGGAAAACACCAGCTGAACAAGTACATCAAACAATTCAGAAGCATCTCTGTAACAATTTTTCTACTGCTTTGACTATAAACAAGAAGTATATAAAAGAATGTCAGTATATATCATAAGGTTAGCATTCTCCCTTTGTTACATATTGGCATTCCTATTATTCAAATAGATAGCTTCTAGCATCTGCACCACTTACAGAAAACCTTTCACTATGAAATTCTTCCTTCCTCTACTCGTATTATGGGGAACAGTGAATAGCGCCTATGTTACGTTCATGGTGGGCGATTCAGATATTGTGTTGGAAACCGATATAGTAGAGAGCACGTCAAATTCAGCAATAACTGTAGGTGAACCTTTCATTCCACAATCTCAAATAATCACAAGAGTATCCGCATCCAGCAGGGGATCTTTAACATTCTCGCCTGACTTTGAAACAGCAATAGCCTCAACATTGATCGAACAAAGTACTGATATAGAGCCTACTAAAACTACAACTACTTTGTGTACTTCCAATTCAATAGGTGATAACTCACAGTACTCATCAATATTCAACGTAGGCTCCTCAATAAGTCCTCAAGAATCGAttactggaaaaaatggcaacGATGACCACACAGTCTCCCTCAATAACAACAGCTTTTCGACTGACGTCAGTTATACATTTAAATCTAGGATATCAAGAACCATTTTAGAACGTACCACTTTGCTACCAAGTACAGGTAAAACGACAACATCTACgctcttttcatcatcgtcaccAGTTTCTGGAACACAATTGACTGGAACAATTTTGACATCCGTTTCTAGTGGAACAAATAACCCTTTGGTAACCGAGATGCcttccttttcatctcaAGAGACGAGAATAGTACCTTCCTCCTTAGATTCTAATAGAACAATATTAACACCTTCAATCGTCATTACAAATTCAGGATCCAGTTCACCTTATTCTGCGAACGGAACTAGATCGGCACATTCCACGTTCACGATTAGTTCCAACAATGGCAGAGTGTTATCTGACGCTAACTCTATTTCTGTGAGCACTTCTAACTATGTCAGCCAGACTTTATTTAATACAAGCTCCACACTGGAAACGCAGAGTGCCTTTTATCCTTCTTCCGTCTCATCAGTTGGTACTGTGAGCTCGATTATAGAAGAAACAACTTCAGCCACCACTATAGAGAAATCCACAACGGAAAATGCGTCAAGTAATAGCGATTCCGATACAACCACTGTGTCAACACCAACCTCTGTGTCTACACCAACCTCTTTGTCTACATCAACCTCTGTGTCTACACCAACCACTGTGTCTACACCAACTACTGTAACTCCAGCATCGACCACAACTATCATTAATCTTTTTAGAGCAATCGACACAGAAATACCACCAAATGTTTTCGCCAGAGCTCCAAATCCGACCTCTTTGGCAAGTGGTGTTTCCAATGATGGACCAGTCCAAACAAATAAGTTCTACACAAATCTAATGGTCGGTGACCAACAATCTGCAGCATTTATTTATCCTTTCTCAATGTGGAAATATGCTTCTTCCAATAACTATGGATTTGCAGTTCAGCACACTAAATCTAATCAGTACGCTTATGGAAACTACGATAGTTCTGGGAATTCGGAGTTTTTGATAAACCCATTAGGCATTGCACAAGTTGTTCTTTCAGCATCCGATTTCGACTCAGGTATGACGATGCAGGTTGACGAAATGACACCTTCTTCTACTAGAGTAGTGCTTGCGAATTCATACGATTCCTCTAACTACCTACAGATT from Zygotorulaspora mrakii chromosome 7, complete sequence includes the following:
- the OPT1 gene encoding oligopeptide transporter OPT1, translating into MPVISGSTYDNTQKRYNVTKVLNPDFSINLEKYREYSPVFVPFSYLLSYALNFAAVIAVFVHCFLYHGKDIYHKLRNKNFGGIDIHRRIYLQNYKDTPEWWYGVLQIVTLGLGFVTVTRFSTGLPAWAFVVALLVAFANFVPQGILEAFTNQHVGLNIITELICGYMLPLKPMANLLFKLYGFIVMRQGLNLSRDLKLALYMKVPPRLIFFVQIYATLISGLVNVGVQEWMRSNIKDICTTTQSNGFTCPNGRTVFNASIIWSLPRYLFNTGRIYNPLMWFFLIGLISPLIVFALQRKFPRVKVFKNIHTPVFFTGPGNIPPSTPYNYSLFFALSFVLHRIKKRWPLWFNKYNFVMGAGVEAGVAISVTVIFLCVQYPGGSLSWWGNNVWKNTYDYQSKRYYVLPENETFGYDNWW